The window GCCCGCGTCCGCCGGCAACGGAACCCCCCTGGTCCTGCTCGGCCCCGGCGGCACCGACCTGTCGGAGCACCCCGCGCACAACCCGGTCCCCGTCACGACGCCCGACCACCTCTGCTACGTCATCCACACCTCCGGATCCACCGGGGCGCCCAAGCCGATCGCGCTGCACCACCGCGGCGTGGTCAACAACATCGCCGACCTCAACTCCCGCTTCAAGGCAGGACCGGGCGACAGCGTCCTGTCACTGTCGTCCCCCAGCTTCGACCTGTCCGTCTACGAGTACCTCGGCATCACCGCCGCCGGCGGCACCGTGATCATCCCCTCCGCGGGACGCGCCAAGGACCCCGCGTACTGGACCGAGCTCCTGGTCGAACACGGCGTCACCGTCTGGAACTCCGCCCCGGCTCTCCTCGATCTGCTCGTCGACCACCTGGAGCAGAGCGGCGCGGAGCCGCTGCACCAGCTGCGGGCGGCGATGCTGGGCGGCGACTGGATCCCCGTGCCCCTGCCCGGCCGGGTCCGCGAGGTCGCCCCGGGGATGCGCCTGTTCACCCTCGGCGGCGCGACCGAGGCGTCCATCCACTCCACGATCTACGAGGTCGTGGAGGCGGACCCGGACTGGGCGAGCATTCCCTACGGCCGTCCGATGGCCAATCAGCGCACGTACATCCTCGACGACGCCTTCCAGCCCGTCCCGCCGGGCGTGCCGGGGGAGCTGTACCTGGCCGGCACGGGCGTCGCCCGCGGATACCTCGACCAGCCCGAGCGCACCGCCGAGCGGTTCCTGGAGTGGTCGCACGCGGGAGTGTCCGACCGCATCTACCGCACCGGCGACATGGCCCGCTTCGGCGAGGACGGCCTGATCGAGCTGCTGGGCCGCAAGGACTTCCAGGTCAAGCTCAACGGGCTGCGGGTGGAACTCGGCGAGATCGAGGCAGTGCTGCGCTCGCATCCGACGGTTCAGCAGAGCGCCGTCGTGGCCCACCGCAGTCAACTCGTCGCCTACGTCGTCGTGGAGGACAGCGAGGGCGCCGACCTTAAGGCACTGCACCGGCTCGCCGCGGACCGGCTCCCCGAGTACATGGTCCCCAAGGTGATCGTGCCCCTGGACCGGCTGCCCCTGACCCCCAACGGCAAGGTCGACCGCAAGGCCCTGCCGGAGCCCGACCTGTCCGGTGCCGACTACCGGGCACCGCGCACCCCCAGGGAAGAGGCCCTGGCCGAGGTCTTCGCCGATGTACTGCGCGTCGAGCGGATCGGGATCGACGACGACTTCGTCGCCCTGGGCGGCGACAGCATCCGCGCCATCCAGGCCGTCACCCGGGCCAGGACCCGGGGCCTTGCGGTCACCCCCCGCCTCATCCTGCAGCTGCGCACCGTCGCCCTCGTCGCGGAAGCCGCCGAGGACGCCGCGGACACCGAGGAGGACACCCCGTCGGCGCCCCTGCTCGTCCTGGGCGCCGACGACGCCGAGAGCCTGCGCCGGCGCTACCCGCGGCTGACGGACGTATGGCCGCTGACCCCGATGCAGTCCGGCATGCTCTTCGAGTCGATGCTGGCCGACGCCGGCTCCGACACCTACCACCTGCAGACCGTCTACCACCTGAGCGGACCGGTCGACGCCGCCCGGATGCGGGCCGTGGGCCAGTCGTTCCTGGACCGGTACGCCAACCTCACGGCAGCCTTCGTCCCCGACGCCTCCGGCGACCTCGTCCAGGTGGTGTCGGACGGTGTCGAACTGCCCTGGCGGGAGATCGACCTCAGCGATCTGGCCGACGCCGACCAGGACGACGCGTTCGCACGGTTCCTGACCGAGGACCAGGGCGCCCGTTTCGACCTCGCCACCCCGCCGCTGCTGCGTCTGACCCTGATCAGGTTCAGCCCCGAGAGGCACGAGCTGGTCCTCACCGCCCATCACGTACTGATCGACGGATGGTCGGAACAGCTCATCGCCGAGGACCTGCTCCGTCTCTACGCCGCCGGCGAGGACGCCCACGCGCTGGAGCCGGTGCGCAGTTACCGGGACTTCCTGGCCTGGCTGGCGCGGCAGGACGGGGAGGAGAGCGCCCGGGCCTGGGCCGACGAACTCGACGGCCTGGACGGCGCGACGATCGTGGCACCCGCCGCCGGCGCCGGCTCCGGCGAGCCGCTCTCCGCCGTCGGCGAAGTGAGGCTCACCCTGACGCCGGAGGAGTCGCACGCACTCGCCGGACGCGGAGCCGATCTCGGCATCACGGTCAACACCCTGGTCCAGGGCGCCTGGGCGATCCTGCTCTCCGCGCTGACCGGCCGCCAGGACGTGGTCTTCGGCGCCGCCGTATCGGGTCGGCCCGGCACGCTCCCCGGCGTGGAGACGATGGTCGGACTCTTCATCAACACCCTGCCGGTACGGGCCCAGTGCCGGCCGGGCAGCACGCTCCCGGCGTTCCTGACAGACCTTCAGAGCCGGCAGATTGCGCTCCTGGACCACCACCACCACAGCCTGACCGACATCCACCAGGCCGCGGGCCTGGACGCCCTCTTCGACACCATCGTGGCCTTCCAGTCCTACCCGTCGGATCCCGCGGGCCACCTGGAGGCAGCCTCGGCGGCCGGATTCGAGATCACCGGCCTCCGGTCGGTCGGCGGTGCGAACTACCCCCTGGCGCTGATCGTCGAGGACAGCCGGCTGACCCTCCAGTACCAGCCGCACCTGTTCGACGAGGACGCCGCCAGGGACATCGCCGGCCGGTTCAGGTCGATCCTGGGCCAACTGGCCGGCAGTGCCGGCCACGGCCTGGTCGGCGGCATCGATCTGCTCGTGGACACCGAGCGCGCGCACCTGCTCGCCGCCGGGGCCCCGGCCCTCGACGGGACGCAGGACAGCCCGGGCGGCCCGCACGAACAGCAGACGGCTGCCGCCCAGTTCGAGCAGCACGCGGCCGCCACCCCCGGCACGACCGCGGTGACCTCCGGCGACACGTCCCTGACCTTCGCGGAACTGAACACGCGCGCCAACCGCCTGGCCCACGCCCTGATCCAACTGGGGGCGGGCCCGGAAACAGTGGTGGGGCTCGCCCTGCCACGCTCCGCGGAGCTGGCGATCGCCCTGCTCGCCACCCTGAAGACAGGTGCCGGCTACGCCCTGCTGAGCCCCGATCAGAGTCCCGCACGGCGGGACACGGTCCTCGCCCAGGCAGCCCCCGAGCTGATCCTCGCCTCGCCCGACGCCGCACCGGAACTCGCCCTCACCGACATCCCGCTCGTGCACCTGGAGGACATGGACCGCACCCGGGGCCCGGACACCGACCCCGTCGACGGGGACCGCAACGCCCCCGTGCGGCACGGCAACCTCGCGTGTGTGCGCTACGGGCCCCTGGCACCGGGCGGAGTGGCTCTCAGCCACCGGGCCCTGGCCGACGGGGTGCGGCGATTCGCCACCGCGGCGGGCATCACACCCGGCGCGACGGTACTGGCGACCTCGCACCACGCCGACACCGCCGTCTTCGAACTCCTGGGCGCGGTGTGCTCGGGGGCCGGCGTCGAGCTGGCCCAGGACCTCGGCGCCCTCGCCACGAAGGGCTGGACCGGCGATGTGATCAGCACGGCCGCACCGCTCCTGGCCTCGGCGCTCAACCGGTCCACCGCCGCGATCCAGGCCCGAACAGTTGTCTTCACCGGCGATGTGCTGCTTGGATCGTTCGTACAGCGGGTCCGCAAGCGGATCCCGGGAGTGCGGGTGGTCAACGCCTACGGGCCGACCGAGACCGTACGCGCCACCGCGCTCGCCGCCGCCGAGGGATGGCACGGCGAAGGGGCCAGTCCGCTCGGCTCCGTCCTCGGTGCCATGCGCGCCTATGTCCTCAGTCCCGCACTGCAGTTGCTGCCGCCCGGCGTCACCGGCGAGCTGTATGTCGCGGGCGAGGTCGCCCGGGGCTACCAGGGCCAGGCCGGACTGACCTCCCAGCACTTCGTCGCCGACCCCTTCGGCCCGCCCGGATCGCGGATGTACCGCACCGGGGACCTGGCCCGCTGGAACAGCCAGGGCGCCCTGGAGTACGTGGGCCGAAGCGGTCCGCCGGCCCGGATCCGAGGTCATCAGTTCCGTACCGAGGACGTCGAGGCAGCCCTGGCCGCCCACCCCTCGGTGTCCCAGGCGGCGGTGGTCACCGCCGCAGACGGTGACGACCAGCAGCTCCTCGCCTACGTCGCCCCGCTGCGGAACGAGACCACCGACGCCGCAGAACTGCGGGAGTTCCTCGGCCGACGCCTGCCGGATCACATGGTGCCGACCACCTTCGTCTTCCTCGCGGAGCTTCCCTCGACAGCCGAGGGCGGCGTGGACCACCAGGCCCTTCCCGAGCCCGGTGACCAAGGCGCCGGCGAGGGCTACCGCGCCGGCCGCACCCCGCAGGAAGAGGCGCTGTGCGCGCTGTTCGCCGAGGTCCTCGGCGTCGAGCGGGTCGGGATCGACGACAGCTTCTTCAGCCTCGGCGGCAACTCGCTGAAGGCGACCCGGCTGATCGGCCGGATGCGCAGGTCCCTCGGAATCGAGACATCGATCCGGACGATTTTCCAGTATTCGACAATTGCGGAGCTTTCGGGTCAAGTCCAGGCCATCAGTGCCACGAAGAGCCGGCCCCGTCTACGCAAGATGACCAAGGAGTAGACCCAAAGTGATCCCCTTGTCCTATGCACAGCGCCGCCTGTGGTTCCTCGACCGCTTCGAGGGGGCCTCGGCGACCTACAACGTGCCCCTGGCCCTGCACCTCACCGGCGACCTGGACACCAACGCACTCACAGCGGCGATCCGCGACGTGATCGCCCGGCACGAGGTCCTGCGAACCGTCCTCTTCGAGGAGGCAGGAGTCCCCTACCAGCGGATCCTGCCCCTCGACGAGGTGGTCCTCGAAGTACCGGTCGTGCCGGTGTCACCGGACGAGGTGGACCACACCATCGAGGAAGCGATCTCCTACGCGTTCGACCTGTACGCGGAGATCCCCATCCGGGCCTGCCTCCTGCGGCACGCCCCCGACGCACACGTACTGGTCCTGCTGTTCCACCACATCGCGGCGGACGGGGAGTCGGCGGTCCCGCTGCTGCGCGACCTGTCGACCGCCTACACCGCCCGCCGCGCCGGCCACACGCCCGGCTGGGACGAACTGCAGGTCCAGTACTCCGACTACACGCTGTGGCAGCGCGACCTGCTCGGCGACGAGAAGGACCCCGAGTCCATCCTGTACGGACAGCTCGCCCACTGGCGTGAGCAGCTGGCCGGCATGGACCAGCCGCTGAGCCTGCCCCTGGACCGGCCCCGCCCCCCGGTGGCCAGCCGTGAGGGCGGCCACGCGGAGTTCCGCATCGAGCCCGAGCTCCAGGCCGCCGTGGAACGGCTGGCCCAGGAGCGCGGTCTGAGCGTCTCGATGGTCCTGCAGTCGGTGCTCGCCGTGCTGCTGCACCACCTCGGCGGCGGCGACGACATCCCGATCGGCGCCCCGATCGCCGGCCGGGTGGACGAGGACCTCAACGACCTGATCGGGTTCTTCGTCAACACCTGGGTGCTGCGGGTCCAGCTGCCCGGCAACCCCACCTTCGGCGACGTCCTGGAGCAGGTGAAGGACAAGGCACTCGGCGCGTACGACAACCAGGACGCCCCCTTCGAGATGCTCGTCGACGAGCTCAGCCCGGAGCGCTCCACCGCCTACAACCCGCTCTTCCAGGTCTTCTTCGCCTGGCAGAACATCACCCGCGCCGAGGTCGACCTGCCGGGACTGACGACCCGGCTCGACTTCGAACAACTGGGCACCAAGACCTCCAAGTTCGACCTGGAGTTCAACGTCGCACCCGACGAGAACGACGGAGCGCGCGGCACCATCGAATACGCCACCGATCTCTTCGACCAGGAGACGGCCGACTCCATCGGAGCCCGCTTCGTAGGTGTCCTGCGCGCCCTGGTGGCCGATCCCTTGGCGCCGGTCAGGCACCTCGACCTTCTGGAGCCGGCCGAGCGCCGGATCCTCACGGAGGCCAACGCCACCACCACCGACGTGCCCGACGCCACGATCGACGGGCTGTTCGAGCGTCAGGTCGCCCAGAGCCCGGACGCGGTGGCGGTGGTGTTCGAGGACACGGAGCTGACGTACGCCCAGGTGAATGCTCGGGCGAATCGTCTGGCGCGGGTGCTGGTGGAGCGGGGGGCGGGTCCGGAGTCGGTGGTGGCGCTGTCGCTGCCGCGGTCGGCGGATCTGGTGGTGGGCATGCTGGCGGTGCTCAAGTCGGGGGCGGCGTATCTGCCGATCGACCCGAAGTACCCCAGCCACCGCCTGGCCCACATCCTCTCCGAGGCCGCACCGCAGCTCATCCTCACGGACACCGCAACCGAGTCCGTGCTCCCCGACACCGACACCCCCCGGGTCCGTCTGGACGGCATCGACCTGGACAACGACGACGACCACACCGGCGTCGACAGTTCGCCGCACCCCGGCCGGCTGGCGTACGTCATGTACACCTCGGGATCCAGTGGCACCCCCAAGGGCGTCGCCATCACCCACCGCAACGTCGTCAACGGCATCACCCACCTGGCGAAGCGCATCGACGCAGGCCCGGGACGCACCGCGCTCGCCGGAACGTCGGTCAACTTCGACGTGTCGGTCTTCGAGATCTTCACCAACCTCTGCCACGGCGGGACGATCGAGATCGTCCGTGACGTCCTGGTCCTCGGCGAACGCGACAGCTGGCACGGGCACATCGTCTCCACCGTCCCCTCCGCCTTCGCCGAACTCCTCGACACCATCACCGGCCGCACCACCATCGACACCCTGGTCTTCGCCGGCGAAGCCCTGCCCGCCGCCCTCGTCACCCGAGTGCGCGAGGCCTTCCCCGGGGTCCGCGTCGTCAACGCCTACGGCCAGACCGAATCCTTCTACGCCACCACGTTCACCATCGCCGCCGACCACGCCTGGGAAGGCACCGGCAACGTCCCCATCGGGCGGCCGCTGGGCAACATGCGCGCCTACGTGCTCAGCCCCGGCCTGCGCCCCGTCGTACCCGGCGTCGCGGGAGAGCTCTACATAGCCGGAGACGTGGCCCGCGGCTACCGGGGCCGCCCGGACCTGACCGCCGAACGCTTCCACCCCGACTTCTTCGGCCCGCCCGGGTCACGGATGTACCGCACCGGCGACCTGGCCCGCTGGAACAGCCAGGGCGAACTGGAGTACGTCGGCCGCGCCGACACCCAGGTCAAGGTCCGCGGCTTCCGCATCGAACCCGGCGAGGTCGAGGCGGCCCTGACCGCCCATCCGGCCGTCGGCCAGGCCGCGGTGATCGCCCGGGAGAGCGCGGGCAGCTCCGGCGCCAAGCAGCTGGTCGGCTATGTCGTTCCCGCCTTCACCAGCGACAACGACAGCCACGACTTCCGCTCCGGCATCGAGGCGGCCGAACTGCGCGCCCACGCCTCGCAGCACCTGCCCGACTTCATGGTCCCCTCCGCGTTCGTCGTCCTCGACCGACTGCCGCTGATGCCCAACGGCAAGCTCGACCACAAGGCCCTGCCCGAGCCGGAGTTCACCGGCGGCACCTACCGCGCACCCACCACCGCACCGGAGAAGACCCTGGCCGGCATCTACGCCGAGGTCCTGGGCCTGGACCGGGTCGGTGTCGACGACGACTTCTTCGCCGTCGGCGGCGACTCCATCCGCTCCATCCAGGTCGTCTCCCGGGCCCGCGCCCAGGGCCTGGAGGTCACCCCCCGGCAGATCTTCGAGTGCCGGACCGTCTCCGCACTGGCCGAGGTCGCCTCGAGCGACGCAGGAAAGGGCCCCGTCCTCGAGGAGTTCGAGGGCGGCGGCACCGGCTCCGTCCCGCTCCTGCCCATCGCCGCGTACATGCGCGAACTCGGCGGCGGCTACGACCGCTTCTCCATGTCGATGCTGGCCGAACTGCCCCTGGGGATCGATGAGGGTGCTCTGGCGGCGACGCTGGACGCGGTCCTGGACCGTCACGACATCCTGCGCTCCCGGCTCTCCCTGGAGGACGGGGGTGCCATCGAGATCGCACCCAAGGGCTCGGCCGACGCCGCCGCGCTGATCCACCGGATCGCGTGTGACGGTGTGTGGGACGAGGACTGGCAGCAGCAGGCCGACGCCGAACTGGACGCCGCGACGGGCCGTCTGGACACGGCCGCCGGTGTGGTGGCCCAGTTCGTCTGGTTCGACCCCACCGACGGGGCGGTCCCGGGCCGGCTGCTGATCGTGCTGCACCACCTGGTGGTGGACGGTGTCTCCTGGCGCATCCTGCTGCCCGATCTCGCCGAGGCCTGGCAGCAGGTCCGCGACGGACGCACCCCGCAGCTTCCCGCGACCGGCACCTCCGTACGCCGCTGGACACACGCCCTGCTCGACGAGGCCCGCAGCCCCGCACGGACCGCAGAAATGGAACTGTGGCGCTCCGTCCTGGAAGGGCCCGACCCCCTCCTGGGCAGCCGGCCCCTCGACCCGGCCGTCGACACCCGCTCCGCTCTCGAACACCTGCAGATGCGCCTGCCCGTCGCGGTGACGGAGGCGTTGCTGACGCGGGTTCCGGCGGCGTTCCACGGCGGGGTCAACGACGGGCTGCTGGCGGCGCTGGCTCTGGCGGTGGCGAAATGGCGCCGTGGGCGGGGCATCGAGGAGTCCTCCACGCTGATCAAGCTGGAAGGCCACGGCCGTGAGCAGGAGGTGGTGCCGGGTGCGGACCTCTCGAGCACGGTGGGCTGGTTCACCAGCATGTTCCCGGTGCGCCTGGAGACGGCCGGGTTCGATCTCGACGAGGCGTTCGCGGGCGGTCCGGCCGCGGGCGGTGTGATCAAGGCGGTCAAGGAGCAGTTGCTGGCCGTGCCCGACAAGGGCCTCGGCTTCGGTCTGCTGCGCTACCTCAACGAGGAGACCGGGGCGGAACTGGCCCAGCATTCCACCGGGCAGATCGGCTTCAACTACCTGGGCCGCTTCTCCTCCGCGGACATGCCCGAAAACCTCCGCGGCCTCGGCTTCACCCAGATCTGCGAGATGGCCGCGCCCCTGGACGCCGACATGCCGGCGATGTCCGCCCT of the Streptomyces aurantiacus genome contains:
- a CDS encoding non-ribosomal peptide synthetase; the encoded protein is MNHAAHDAGPAHPPVLLPTDRPRRPGMPARCSAVETTGLDAYATVPGLDRQAAQAAAFAALLHRYTGQDGIGYDRTDDSGTTHVQLRINGTRTLREVAGALTTGPRPAADTVPLALVFADPAQPAQSPAMYELRLVVRDGLAEIHYDPTLFDPATARRILTHYRTLLLDALSRPDVPLAHLRLLTDAELQHMLVDWNRTETPLTDQSFLHEAFEAHAERRPDATAAVHEDARFTYGEVNTAANRLAHHLRSLGIGPDSRVGLCLERSPELLIAMLGILKAGGAYVPLDPDYPAQRIAAMVDGTTCAVTVSRAELASRLPASAGNGTPLVLLGPGGTDLSEHPAHNPVPVTTPDHLCYVIHTSGSTGAPKPIALHHRGVVNNIADLNSRFKAGPGDSVLSLSSPSFDLSVYEYLGITAAGGTVIIPSAGRAKDPAYWTELLVEHGVTVWNSAPALLDLLVDHLEQSGAEPLHQLRAAMLGGDWIPVPLPGRVREVAPGMRLFTLGGATEASIHSTIYEVVEADPDWASIPYGRPMANQRTYILDDAFQPVPPGVPGELYLAGTGVARGYLDQPERTAERFLEWSHAGVSDRIYRTGDMARFGEDGLIELLGRKDFQVKLNGLRVELGEIEAVLRSHPTVQQSAVVAHRSQLVAYVVVEDSEGADLKALHRLAADRLPEYMVPKVIVPLDRLPLTPNGKVDRKALPEPDLSGADYRAPRTPREEALAEVFADVLRVERIGIDDDFVALGGDSIRAIQAVTRARTRGLAVTPRLILQLRTVALVAEAAEDAADTEEDTPSAPLLVLGADDAESLRRRYPRLTDVWPLTPMQSGMLFESMLADAGSDTYHLQTVYHLSGPVDAARMRAVGQSFLDRYANLTAAFVPDASGDLVQVVSDGVELPWREIDLSDLADADQDDAFARFLTEDQGARFDLATPPLLRLTLIRFSPERHELVLTAHHVLIDGWSEQLIAEDLLRLYAAGEDAHALEPVRSYRDFLAWLARQDGEESARAWADELDGLDGATIVAPAAGAGSGEPLSAVGEVRLTLTPEESHALAGRGADLGITVNTLVQGAWAILLSALTGRQDVVFGAAVSGRPGTLPGVETMVGLFINTLPVRAQCRPGSTLPAFLTDLQSRQIALLDHHHHSLTDIHQAAGLDALFDTIVAFQSYPSDPAGHLEAASAAGFEITGLRSVGGANYPLALIVEDSRLTLQYQPHLFDEDAARDIAGRFRSILGQLAGSAGHGLVGGIDLLVDTERAHLLAAGAPALDGTQDSPGGPHEQQTAAAQFEQHAAATPGTTAVTSGDTSLTFAELNTRANRLAHALIQLGAGPETVVGLALPRSAELAIALLATLKTGAGYALLSPDQSPARRDTVLAQAAPELILASPDAAPELALTDIPLVHLEDMDRTRGPDTDPVDGDRNAPVRHGNLACVRYGPLAPGGVALSHRALADGVRRFATAAGITPGATVLATSHHADTAVFELLGAVCSGAGVELAQDLGALATKGWTGDVISTAAPLLASALNRSTAAIQARTVVFTGDVLLGSFVQRVRKRIPGVRVVNAYGPTETVRATALAAAEGWHGEGASPLGSVLGAMRAYVLSPALQLLPPGVTGELYVAGEVARGYQGQAGLTSQHFVADPFGPPGSRMYRTGDLARWNSQGALEYVGRSGPPARIRGHQFRTEDVEAALAAHPSVSQAAVVTAADGDDQQLLAYVAPLRNETTDAAELREFLGRRLPDHMVPTTFVFLAELPSTAEGGVDHQALPEPGDQGAGEGYRAGRTPQEEALCALFAEVLGVERVGIDDSFFSLGGNSLKATRLIGRMRRSLGIETSIRTIFQYSTIAELSGQVQAISATKSRPRLRKMTKE